The segment ATTGGGCTTTTGGATATTCTCCAATAGCCTTTTCTTGTATTTGCATATTCCCATGCTTTATAGGTCGGAAGACCTAGTTTTATGAGGTTTCGTCCTCTAGTTTTAACCTTTTTCCATTGTTTCCAAATACAACTCCTTAACCTTCTTCTTATCCAACTATCTATTTTTTGTATTTTAGCGTTAGCTTTCGCTATTCCAAAGTAATTAATCCATCCAATCGTTAATTGGTTAATCATATAAACTCTATATTCCATACTTATACCTTTATTACGGTTTGTTAATTTTCTTATTTTATTTGTGAATCTTTTATATGACTTTTCATGTATTCTTATATTGGCTCCGCCTTTTGCAAAATAGAATGAAAATCCAAGAAATTTTCTTCTCGTCACAAAATCTACTGCACTTTTATTTTCATTAACTTTAAGTTTTAATAAACCTTCAAGTATTTTTCTTATACTTGCCATAACTCTTAATCCTGCCTTTTTACTTTTGACATAAATGTTGCAGTCATCTGCAAATCGGCAAAATCTATGACCTCTTTTCTCAAGTTCTTTATCTACTTCATCAAGCATAATATTAGCAAGTATTGGGCTTAATGGACCACCTTGCGGTGTACCTTTATCTGATTTTACCTTCAATCCATTTATCATTATTCCAGATTTAAGATAATTTCTAATTAGTTTAAGTACCCTTTTGTCCTTTATTCTTCTTGAAAGTCTTTCCATTAATATATCATGGTTAACTTTATCAAAGAATTTTTCTAAGTCTATATCAACAACCCATTTATGCCTCTCATTGATATATTGTCTTGATTTTAATATAGCTTGTTTAGCACTTTTATTTGGTCTAAATCCATAGCTATTATCCGAAAAGGTAGGGTCATAAATTTTATTAAGTTCTTGAGCTAATGCCTGTTGTATTAATCTATCAAGTACAGTAGGTATTCCAAGCAATCTAATTCCACCGTCAGGTTTTGGTATTTCCACTCTCCTAACTGGTGAAGGTTTATACCTTCCTTCTAATAACTTTTGCTTAATTGTTAGCCAATTTTTGATAATAAACCCTCGAAGTTCATCGACTCTCATACCATCAATACCATGACTTCCTCTATTGGCAACTACTCTTTTCATAGCTTTTAGCATATTTTCTCTAGCTAAAACCTTTTCAAGTAGATTATTAGTATCATCTACTACATTGTTTTCTCTTTCTCCCTTTGCTAACGCCAAATTATTACTCTGCGCCCCTCGTTTACCTTGAAGTTCCACTTCTACTTCCACAAGGCGACCTCTATATTGAGTTGTCTGCTTTCTTTGTAATTTATTTGAATTATTCAAAGTTGAAAACCTCCTAATGTTCAGTCCTTCCCGCACTACGTGCACATAGTGTGGTACTATGACCTCTGCTGACTTCTGATAGTTCAGTTACATATCACTATGTAGGTTATCATGTAGGAAGTTCATCCTTTAATGATATATCTATCAGACCTCCCCAGGTAAGAACGCAATCTTTCATTCCATATATCTGCCACATATACTGCAATAACTTTCGGGTGATACGTACTTTGTTTTGTTATGCAAACTCATCCAGCTATAGCCAGCCTCTTATGTGATTCGTATTCCTCAGACCGGAATTTTGCCATCCGACTTCCTTCAGATTCCACCTCACGATGGACACCCTTGTCATTGGCTAACGCCTATATCACCTTCGGCGTTCAGGACTTTCACCTTATAGATTGCGCCCATGCTGGGCGCACATAAAAAGGTCTTAAAACAATTTTTTGTTTTAAGACCTAATGTACTTATTAAATAAAACTAATATAATTTTTAGCTTATTATTCCTGCTATTGTACCAGTTAAACAAGTAGTTAATAAACCACCAATCATTGCTTTTACACCCAATTTTGCAATGTCTGCACGTTTTTCTGGTGCAAGTCCGCCGATACCTCCTATTTGGATACCAATTGAGCTTATATTAGCAAATCCACAAAGTGCATAAGTTAATATCATTACAGTTTTTGGATTAAGAGATGCTTGTATTTTGGCAAATTGAGCATAAGCTACAAATTCATTTAATACAACTTTTGTTCCAAATAAATCTCCAGCTGTTAATATGTCTTTAGCTGGTACACCCATTAAGAATGCTAATGGAGCAAATAATCTACCAAGTATCCATCCAAGACTTAAGTATCCAGCTCCAAAGAATCCGCCAACACATCCAATTAATGAGTTAACTAAAGCAACTAAAGCTATGAAGGCAAGTAACATCGCACCAACATTTAATGCAAGTGATAATCCTTCACTAGCTCCTGTTGAAGCTGCATCTACAACGTTTGAACTTTGTACTTCGATATCGATTTTTACATCTCCAGCTGTTGGAGCTTCTTCTGTCTGTGGACAAAGTATTTTAGAAATCATAAGTCCACCTGGAGCAGCCATTATACTCGCTGCAAGTAAGTAAGAAGCATTAATTCCCATAGCTACATAACCTGCCATTACTCCTCCGGCAACTGTAGCCATACCGCCTACCATAATTGTCATTATTTCCGATTTTGTCATGTTCTTAATAAATGGTTTTATAAGTAAAGGTGCTTCTGTTTGACCTAAGAATATGTTACCTACTGCTGATAAAGTTTCAGCACCACTTGTTCCTAATAATTTTGCTATACCTTTTGCTAAAATTGATATTATAAATTGCATAATTCCTAGATGATATAAAATACTCATGAATGCTGAGAAGAATACAATTGTAGGTAATATTTGGAATGCAAATATCATTCCAAATTTACTGTTATTAGCTAAATCTCCAAATATAAACGCTGAACCTTCTCTTGTAAAACCTAATAATGCATCAATTCCTCCACCGATTTTTGAAAAAATCGTTCTTCCTAGAGGTACTTTAAGAATTAATAATGCAAATACTACTTGTAATCCTATTCCAATAGCTACTAATTTCCAATTAATTTTTTTCTTATCATTTGATAATAAGTAAGCTATTAATAGTATTACTGCAATTCCTAGTAATCCTATAAATCTGCTCATAGTTTTTCTCCTTTTTTTGTTATTTTTGTTATAATCTTTTGTTTTTTAATTATTTTATGTTATATTATTTCTATAAACTATTTTTTTAATACCTTAATTGGTTGGGTAGTTTCCCTAATTACTACCCTTCCAATAAAGTTTATTTTTTAATATTAAAATTTTTCTATTCCGTCTTTTGTTACAATACCTCTTACTAACTTTTTAGTTTCTACTTTTTCATTAACAAAAGTGTAAGCTGCACGTAATCTCTTTTCAGATTCTTTTTGTTTATTTACATCGTTTGCATAAATTGTTGCAATAGCCTCACCTTTTTTAACGAAATCTCCTATTTTCTTATGAAGAACTAATCCTACTCCTAAATCAATTTCACTTTCTTTAGTTTCACGTCCTGCTCCAAGAACAAGTGCTGCTATACCTACATCATCAGCTTTTATTGCTTTTACATATCCATCTTCTGTAGCAATCACTGGTTCTACTATGCTTGCAGATGGTAATAATGATGTATCATCAACGCTTTCAGGATTTCCACCTTGAGCTTTAACAAATTCTTTTAATTTTTCAATACCTTTACCATTTCTAATTACTTCTTCAAGCATTGCTCTAGCTTCTTTTGCATCTTTAGCTTTTCCACCTAGTACTACCATATGAGATCCTAATGTTAAACAAAGTTCTGTAAGATCCTCTGGACCTTCTCCTCTTAATGTTTCTATAGCTTCTTTGATTTCTAAAGCATTACCTACAGCAAATCCTAAAGGTTGATCCATATCTGTTATTACACCAATAGTATTTCTTCCCACGTGGTTTCCGATATCAACCATTTCTTGTGCTAATGCAAATGAATTTTCTTCTGTTTTCATGAATGCTCCACTACCTGTTTTTACATCAAGTACTATAGCATCTGCACCTGATGCAATTTTCTTACTCATGATACTTGCAGCTATTAATGACATATTGTCTACTGTAGCTGTAACATCACGAAGAGCATATAATTTTTTATCAGCTGGTGCAAGATTTGCAGTTTGACCAGCAACAGCTATTTTTATACTATTTACATTGTTTATGAACTTTTCAATAGGCATTTCTATTGATAATCCTGGGAAAGACTCTAATTTATCAAGTGTTCCACCAGTGTGTCCAAGACCTCTTCCAGACATTTTGGCAACTGGAACTCCAACAGCTGCAACTAATGGTGCAAGAACTATAGTTGTTGTATCTCCAACTCCACCAGTACTATGTTTATCTACTTTTATTCCATTGATAGCTGAAAGATCTATTACTTCTCCACTTTCAAACATAGCTCTTGTTAAATCTGCAGTTTCTCTCTTGTTCATTTTTTGGAAGTAAATAGCCATCATCATAGCTGATACTTGATAATCTGGTATTTCACCTTTTGTAAAACCTTCTACGAAGAAATTTATCTCTTCAGTTGTAAGTTCTCCGCCATCTCTTTTTTTCATAATAAGATCATACATTCTCATAATTTTTACCCCCTAATATAGACTTTTTTAGATTTCTTTTATTACGCCATTCATAAGTTTTATAAATGTTTCTCTTACTCTTTCAGATGTTTCTATAACTTCTTCGTGATCAAGTGGTTGATCTAAAATTCCAGCTGCCATATTAGTCATGCATGAAATTCCAACTGTTTTTATTCCTGAATGTGAAGCTATTATTACTTCTGGTACTGTTGACATTCCAGCTGCATCTCCACCTAAAGTACGAATCATTCTTATTTCTGCTGGTGTTTCATAAGTAGGACCGCTCATAGCTGCATAAACACCTTCTTGAAGTTCTACACCTAATGAACTAGCAATTTCTTTAACTTTTCCTCTTAATTCTTTATCATAAGCATTTGACATATCTGGGAAACGAGCACCAAATTGGTCTAAGTTTCTACCCATTAATGGATTATCTCCCATTAAGTTTAAGTGATCTGAAATTAACATTAAATCTCCTGGTTTATAGTTAGTATTAACTGCTCCAGCAGCATTTGTAACTATAAGTTTAGAAATTCCTAAAAGTTTCATTACTCTAACAGGGAATGTAACTTCTTGCATTTTGTATCCTTCGTAAAAATGGAAACGTCCTTGCATAGCTATAACTGTTCTTCCTTGTAATGTTCCTATAACTAAACGTCCAGCATGACCTTCAACTGTAGAAACTGGGAAGTGTGGTATTTCACTGTATGGATAGTATTCTGCATTTTCTATTTTATCTCCAATAGCTCCAAGCCCTGATCCTAAAATAAGTCCTATTTCTGGAGTGTATTTTGATTTTTCTTGTATATATTTTGCTGCTTCTTGAATTTGATTATATAAATCCATGTTTTTAACCCCTTTCTTTTAATAACGTGTTTGTTAGATTATTATTTTTAGTATTAATTATTTGATTATTAATTATTTAATTATTTAACAATTTCTTTAAGAAAACTTTCACCATATCTAATCGGTTCAACTCCAAATATATCTGCTACTGTTTGACCCATATCTGCAAAAGTTGTTCTTGTTCCTAAATTAACATTTGATTTAAGAGCTTTTCCATATGCTAAGAATGGAACATGTTCTCTTGAGTGATCTGTTCCTGGCATAGTTGGATCACAGCCATGGTCTGCAGTTATAAATAATACATCTGTATCTTTCATTGCACTTATTATTTCTGCAAGTCTTTCATCAAATTGTTCTAAACCTTTTCCATAAGCTTCAACATTATTACGATGTCCCCACTTCATATCAAAGTCAACAAGATTTGTAAATATAAGACCTTTTTTATCTTCTTTCATATATTCTAAAGTTTTATCTACTCC is part of the Clostridium botulinum genome and harbors:
- a CDS encoding purine-nucleoside phosphorylase, with the translated sequence MDLYNQIQEAAKYIQEKSKYTPEIGLILGSGLGAIGDKIENAEYYPYSEIPHFPVSTVEGHAGRLVIGTLQGRTVIAMQGRFHFYEGYKMQEVTFPVRVMKLLGISKLIVTNAAGAVNTNYKPGDLMLISDHLNLMGDNPLMGRNLDQFGARFPDMSNAYDKELRGKVKEIASSLGVELQEGVYAAMSGPTYETPAEIRMIRTLGGDAAGMSTVPEVIIASHSGIKTVGISCMTNMAAGILDQPLDHEEVIETSERVRETFIKLMNGVIKEI
- a CDS encoding pyrimidine-nucleoside phosphorylase — protein: MRMYDLIMKKRDGGELTTEEINFFVEGFTKGEIPDYQVSAMMMAIYFQKMNKRETADLTRAMFESGEVIDLSAINGIKVDKHSTGGVGDTTTIVLAPLVAAVGVPVAKMSGRGLGHTGGTLDKLESFPGLSIEMPIEKFINNVNSIKIAVAGQTANLAPADKKLYALRDVTATVDNMSLIAASIMSKKIASGADAIVLDVKTGSGAFMKTEENSFALAQEMVDIGNHVGRNTIGVITDMDQPLGFAVGNALEIKEAIETLRGEGPEDLTELCLTLGSHMVVLGGKAKDAKEARAMLEEVIRNGKGIEKLKEFVKAQGGNPESVDDTSLLPSASIVEPVIATEDGYVKAIKADDVGIAALVLGAGRETKESEIDLGVGLVLHKKIGDFVKKGEAIATIYANDVNKQKESEKRLRAAYTFVNEKVETKKLVRGIVTKDGIEKF
- a CDS encoding NupC/NupG family nucleoside CNT transporter, with the protein product MSRFIGLLGIAVILLIAYLLSNDKKKINWKLVAIGIGLQVVFALLILKVPLGRTIFSKIGGGIDALLGFTREGSAFIFGDLANNSKFGMIFAFQILPTIVFFSAFMSILYHLGIMQFIISILAKGIAKLLGTSGAETLSAVGNIFLGQTEAPLLIKPFIKNMTKSEIMTIMVGGMATVAGGVMAGYVAMGINASYLLAASIMAAPGGLMISKILCPQTEEAPTAGDVKIDIEVQSSNVVDAASTGASEGLSLALNVGAMLLAFIALVALVNSLIGCVGGFFGAGYLSLGWILGRLFAPLAFLMGVPAKDILTAGDLFGTKVVLNEFVAYAQFAKIQASLNPKTVMILTYALCGFANISSIGIQIGGIGGLAPEKRADIAKLGVKAMIGGLLTTCLTGTIAGIIS
- the ltrA gene encoding group II intron reverse transcriptase/maturase, which codes for MNNSNKLQRKQTTQYRGRLVEVEVELQGKRGAQSNNLALAKGERENNVVDDTNNLLEKVLARENMLKAMKRVVANRGSHGIDGMRVDELRGFIIKNWLTIKQKLLEGRYKPSPVRRVEIPKPDGGIRLLGIPTVLDRLIQQALAQELNKIYDPTFSDNSYGFRPNKSAKQAILKSRQYINERHKWVVDIDLEKFFDKVNHDILMERLSRRIKDKRVLKLIRNYLKSGIMINGLKVKSDKGTPQGGPLSPILANIMLDEVDKELEKRGHRFCRFADDCNIYVKSKKAGLRVMASIRKILEGLLKLKVNENKSAVDFVTRRKFLGFSFYFAKGGANIRIHEKSYKRFTNKIRKLTNRNKGISMEYRVYMINQLTIGWINYFGIAKANAKIQKIDSWIRRRLRSCIWKQWKKVKTRGRNLIKLGLPTYKAWEYANTRKGYWRISKSPILDTILNNKYIENLGYKSISKRYQLIHNS